A single Brachybacterium sillae DNA region contains:
- a CDS encoding succinate dehydrogenase iron-sulfur subunit, translating to MSVAVDQNPAADAPRERAEGSAPQDARPTAQDPARGAAQDSAATEIPSFEVTLRIARYNPEGDGKTHWQDFTVTMHGTDRVLDALHEIKWHQDGSLSFRRSCAHGICGSDAMRINGRNRLACKTLLKDLNLSKPITVEPIKGLPVEKDLIVNMEPFFDSYREIMPFLVAHGQEPSRERLQSAEQRERFDDTTKCILCAACTSSCPVFWTNGQYFGPAAIVNAHRFIFDSRDDAGEQRLEILNSKQGVWRCRTTFNCSEACPRGIEVTKAIAEVKQAVISGRI from the coding sequence ATGTCCGTTGCCGTCGACCAGAACCCCGCCGCCGACGCCCCCCGGGAGCGTGCCGAGGGCTCGGCCCCCCAGGACGCCCGGCCGACCGCTCAGGACCCGGCCCGGGGAGCGGCCCAGGACTCCGCCGCCACGGAGATCCCCTCGTTCGAGGTGACTCTGCGGATCGCCCGGTACAACCCCGAGGGTGACGGGAAGACCCACTGGCAGGACTTCACCGTCACCATGCACGGCACCGACCGTGTGCTCGATGCCCTGCACGAGATCAAGTGGCACCAGGACGGCTCGCTGAGTTTCCGCCGCTCCTGCGCCCACGGCATCTGCGGTTCTGACGCGATGCGGATCAACGGCCGTAACCGCCTGGCCTGCAAGACCCTGCTCAAGGACCTCAACCTGTCCAAGCCCATCACGGTCGAGCCGATCAAGGGGCTGCCGGTGGAGAAGGACCTGATCGTGAACATGGAGCCGTTCTTCGACTCCTACCGCGAGATCATGCCGTTCCTGGTGGCGCACGGTCAGGAGCCCAGCCGGGAGCGCCTGCAGTCCGCCGAGCAGCGTGAGCGTTTCGACGACACCACCAAGTGCATCCTGTGCGCGGCCTGCACCAGCTCCTGCCCCGTCTTCTGGACGAACGGGCAGTACTTCGGTCCGGCGGCGATCGTCAACGCCCATCGCTTCATCTTCGACTCCCGTGATGACGCCGGGGAGCAGCGCCTGGAGATTCTCAACTCCAAGCAGGGTGTGTGGCGCTGCCGCACCACCTTCAACTGCTCCGAGGCCTGTCCCCGCGGCATCGAGGTCACGAAGGCGATCGCCGAGGTGAAGCAGGCGGTCATCAGCGGCCGGATCTGA
- the sdhD gene encoding succinate dehydrogenase, hydrophobic membrane anchor protein, with protein sequence MTTTSIPEPSTRYRRTGRGGVNTEMLAWLFMRLSGVLLVILVFGHLLVNLVLGEGVKGIDFAFVAGKWSSPFWQVWDLLMLWLGLLHGGNGVRTIIDDYAHRPTTRLVLKTLLLLAVAITIALGTLVIFTFDPCLDPNSALAVCRG encoded by the coding sequence ATGACGACCACCTCCATCCCCGAGCCGAGCACCCGCTACCGCCGCACCGGCCGCGGCGGCGTCAACACGGAGATGCTCGCCTGGCTGTTCATGCGGCTGTCCGGTGTGCTGCTCGTGATCCTCGTGTTCGGCCACCTGCTGGTGAACCTCGTCCTCGGCGAGGGCGTCAAGGGCATCGACTTCGCGTTCGTGGCCGGCAAGTGGTCCAGCCCCTTCTGGCAGGTGTGGGACCTGCTCATGCTGTGGCTCGGCCTGCTCCACGGCGGCAACGGTGTGCGCACGATCATCGACGACTACGCCCACCGCCCCACCACCCGTCTGGTGCTCAAGACCCTGCTGCTGCTGGCCGTGGCGATCACCATCGCCCTGGGCACCCTGGTGATCTTCACCTTCGATCCGTGCCTCGACCCGAACTCCGCCCTGGCGGTCTGCCGGGGCTGA
- the sdhC gene encoding succinate dehydrogenase, cytochrome b556 subunit produces the protein MASAQSGTLYRGREGMWSWVAHRVSGMLIFLFLLVHVLDTALVRVSAEAYNEVIGHYKTVVFGLGEMGLVAAILFHALNGLRVILVDFLPAGARYQRQLFWGVIALWVVLMLGFVPVHLIHMFSGGGH, from the coding sequence GTGGCATCAGCCCAGTCCGGGACGCTCTACCGCGGACGCGAGGGCATGTGGTCCTGGGTCGCGCACCGCGTGTCCGGCATGCTCATCTTCCTCTTCCTGCTCGTGCACGTGCTGGACACGGCGCTCGTGCGGGTCTCCGCTGAGGCGTACAACGAAGTGATCGGCCACTACAAGACGGTGGTGTTCGGCCTGGGCGAGATGGGCCTCGTCGCCGCGATCCTCTTCCACGCCCTCAACGGCCTGCGCGTGATCCTGGTGGACTTCCTGCCCGCCGGCGCCCGCTACCAGCGTCAGCTCTTCTGGGGCGTCATCGCCCTGTGGGTGGTGCTGATGCTCGGATTCGTGCCCGTCCACCTGATCCACATGTTCTCCGGCGGAGGCCACTGA
- the sdhA gene encoding succinate dehydrogenase flavoprotein subunit — protein sequence MQTHSYDVVIVGAGGAGMRAALESSSRARTAVLTKLYPTRSHTGAAQGGMCAALANVEEDNWEWHTYDTVKGGDYLVDQDAAEVMAKEAIDAVLDLEKMGLPFNRTPEGRIDQRRFGGHTRNHGEAPVRRSCYAADRTGHMILQTLYQNCVKQGVEFFNEFYVLDVLLTGDPRTDEDVRAAGVVAYELASGEVHVFRAKSVVFATGGFGKMFKTTSNAHTLTGDGPAMALRRGIPLEDMEFFQFHPTGLAGLGILLSEAARGEGGILRNADMERFMERYAPTLKDLAPRDVVARAMANEVREGRGAGPNKDYVLLDLTHLEPAHIDAKLPDITEFARTYLGVEPYTEPVPVYPTAHYGMGGIPTNIKGEVLRNESDVIPGLYAAGEVACVSVHGGNRLGTNSLLDINVFGKRAGVYAAQHAAEVELAELPDGSEQPTVELLERLRDRPATQDRVADIRRDLQETMDANVQVFRTEETCRQALADIAALKERYAHVAVQDKGRRYNLDLLEAVELGFLLDLAEVVTLGALNRRESRGGHFREDYDKRNDAEFLWHTMAYRTLDGQGDEGTGIRLGTKPVVITRYEPKERTF from the coding sequence ATGCAGACCCATTCCTATGACGTGGTGATCGTCGGCGCCGGTGGCGCGGGCATGCGCGCGGCGCTGGAGTCCAGCAGCCGTGCCCGCACCGCGGTGCTCACCAAGCTGTACCCCACCCGGTCCCACACCGGCGCCGCCCAGGGCGGCATGTGCGCCGCCCTGGCGAACGTCGAGGAGGACAACTGGGAGTGGCACACCTACGACACCGTCAAGGGCGGTGACTACCTGGTGGACCAGGACGCCGCCGAGGTGATGGCCAAGGAGGCCATCGACGCGGTGCTCGACCTGGAGAAGATGGGTCTGCCGTTCAACCGCACCCCCGAGGGACGGATCGACCAGCGTCGCTTCGGCGGCCACACCCGCAACCACGGTGAGGCGCCGGTGCGTCGCTCCTGCTACGCGGCCGACCGCACCGGACACATGATCCTGCAGACGCTGTACCAGAACTGCGTGAAGCAGGGCGTGGAGTTCTTCAACGAGTTTTACGTGCTGGACGTGCTGCTGACCGGCGATCCCCGCACCGATGAGGATGTCCGCGCCGCGGGTGTCGTCGCCTACGAGCTCGCCAGCGGCGAGGTGCACGTCTTCCGCGCGAAGTCGGTGGTGTTCGCCACCGGTGGCTTCGGCAAGATGTTCAAGACCACGTCGAACGCCCATACCCTCACCGGTGACGGCCCGGCCATGGCGCTGCGTCGCGGCATCCCGCTGGAGGACATGGAGTTCTTCCAGTTCCACCCGACGGGCCTCGCGGGCCTGGGCATCCTGCTGTCGGAGGCAGCCCGCGGCGAGGGCGGCATCCTGCGCAACGCCGACATGGAACGCTTCATGGAGCGTTACGCCCCGACGCTGAAGGACCTCGCGCCGCGCGACGTCGTGGCCCGTGCCATGGCGAACGAGGTGCGCGAGGGCCGTGGCGCCGGCCCGAACAAGGACTACGTGCTGCTGGACCTGACGCACCTGGAGCCCGCGCACATCGACGCGAAGCTGCCGGACATCACCGAGTTCGCCCGCACCTACCTCGGCGTGGAGCCGTACACGGAGCCGGTGCCGGTGTACCCCACGGCGCACTACGGCATGGGCGGCATCCCCACGAACATCAAGGGCGAGGTGCTGCGCAACGAGTCGGACGTCATCCCCGGCCTGTACGCCGCCGGCGAGGTCGCCTGCGTGTCGGTGCACGGCGGCAACCGCCTGGGCACCAACTCCCTGCTGGACATCAACGTCTTCGGCAAGCGCGCCGGTGTCTACGCTGCCCAGCACGCCGCCGAGGTCGAGCTCGCGGAGCTGCCCGACGGTTCGGAGCAGCCGACCGTGGAGCTGCTGGAGCGGCTGCGTGACCGCCCGGCCACGCAGGATCGCGTCGCCGACATCCGCCGTGACCTGCAGGAGACGATGGACGCCAACGTCCAGGTGTTCCGTACCGAGGAGACCTGCCGCCAGGCCCTCGCGGACATCGCCGCCCTCAAGGAGCGCTACGCCCATGTGGCGGTGCAGGATAAGGGCCGCCGCTACAACCTCGATCTGCTCGAGGCCGTCGAGCTGGGCTTCCTGCTGGACCTCGCGGAGGTCGTGACCCTCGGCGCACTGAACCGGCGCGAGTCCCGCGGTGGTCACTTCCGCGAGGACTACGACAAGCGCAACGATGCCGAGTTCCTCTGGCACACCATGGCCTACCGCACCCTGGACGGTCAGGGCGACGAGGGCACCGGCATCCGCCTGGGCACCAAGCCCGTCGTCATCACCCGTTACGAGCCGAAGGAGCGCACGTTCTGA